The genomic window TTTCAAATGAATCGACTAATACATAACCCAATGCGCCGGTTTGACTCGGATCGAGTAAAGTTGGTTTGCCATTGGCATCAAATCCAATTTGCTTATTTTTGCGGGTTGCAACATCGGGTAGCGCGGGAATATCAATATCATTAACCCGTAAAGAACGAACATCTTTATCCCTGATGGCTGATTTCATTAACCCAAAGTTAACCGCATCGTTATCACTTTTAGGTTGGCTGATGTTTGAAACCCGATAATTTTTAGCATCAAAATAGTTTGATAACATGCTTGGTCGTTTTAAAAACAGTGATAAATTACCTAATACCCGTTGAATCAACATAGTAAGATAATCAAACGCATTTTCATGGGTCTCAGCATAAAAGCGCCCTTGATTGCGAAATGATACTTCTTGCTTTGCTGGCAAATTTCTGGCTATTAATAGCTTATTGCCGTTTACTAACGGTGACTTTAAGATAATTTTGCCGCCTTTATCACTATTAACACCTGTTACCGTATAATCGCTATTTAATGTTAGTTTTCTTTCATTATCACCGTTGCTATCAGTAACAGTGACAACCAAGTGTTCATCACTAAACACTCTAAATTTATAATCAAACTCAGTTGTAACCCCGTTTCCGATATATTCATTCGAGCTTACCTCAGTTACTACAGTCATTATTGCTATCCTCCATCTAACTAATAAACATGATAGCCTTAATAAATCTTTTAAGGAATTATGTTTAACAAAATAGACGGAAAGATAAACAAAATATGAGAATCAGCATATTATATATGGAGATTTCTCATTAAATTTCGTGAAAAAGACAGGGGTTAAAATGTATAGGAAAATTAATTATCCAGCGCCTGAAAACTATGCAGCAAAGCTAAACACGGAAAGTGAAGTGGCAAAGTTGGCGATAAAATCCAATATTGAGAACCTACTGATAACATTAGATAGTAACGGCTATGATGTCAGCGCTGCTTTGATTGAGCTTATCGCGATGAAAAATTATATCCGTCAGAAACTAAAAACTGATGCCAAAATCAGGACGCATTTTGAATATATCATTAAAGAGTTAAACAAATAATCCATTATGGGTTAAAGCACCCAAGTGGTGCTTTTATATTTATTTATAAGCAAAAGTAAATCTTGTTTTTTTTTACAACCAAGGTTGTTTTTAGTATATTGAAAATTAGCCAAACTAATAATTTTATTATATCTAAAGTGATTTTTTGGCTAAAAGGTGTTCTAAAATATAACTAAGGAAATAATCGTAGTATCTAATAAGACCTTTTTGTACAAAAAATGGTCTAAAATATAACTAAAGTAATAACTATAATAATGAGCAAATAACGTTAATAAAGTAACAATAAATAGCTATTTAAGAATCCACTTGTTAACAAGAGAATCTGGATAAAGATAAACAAGTAAAACTTGAATAGCGTACAAAGATAAATCGAGGTAGACTAAACTATGGTACAAGTAGCGAAAAATAAAAAAGTTCGTAAAACTATTCGAACATCGCCAGAAGAAAAAAAAGCTATATCTGAAGCTTTTAAAAACCTGGCAAAGGAAATGGATAAAGTGAGATAGGAACAAATGGGTTTAAAAATAACTCGAAGTATAGAAGTATGTAATTCAGTTAGAAATCTTATTAAAAACAACGGCCCGTATGCTGAAACACCAATTATAAAATTCGAAAAATACAAGCAAATGTGCATTGAATTCGGCGATATACCTATTCCCCCTTATCATATTCAATTAAAGCATCCTTCACATAGTGATACTATAGGTAGAGATAAACCTATGGATAGACCTCGCAGCGCCAGATATGAAGAGCTTCATCATATACATTTTTGGCAGGAAGGATGTGTATGGGAAGATGATGATGGATACCAAGTACAATGGAACAGTACCAGCGACGCATTTATTATTTATTCTTATTTTATCGATAAAGATGGTGACCATCACTTTTACATAATCGATATACTCCTTGATAATGCTCATAATATTATAGAAAATAACGAACAAATTCTAAAATGGGTTACTATCGCCAAAGAATTTCGGCTTAAAAATATCTGATGTATTGATAAAGATTA from Arsenophonus sp. aPb includes these protein-coding regions:
- a CDS encoding type II toxin-antitoxin system YafO family toxin; translation: MCIEFGDIPIPPYHIQLKHPSHSDTIGRDKPMDRPRSARYEELHHIHFWQEGCVWEDDDGYQVQWNSTSDAFIIYSYFIDKDGDHHFYIIDILLDNAHNIIENNEQILKWVTIAKEFRLKNI